One Vigna radiata var. radiata cultivar VC1973A unplaced genomic scaffold, Vradiata_ver6 scaffold_613, whole genome shotgun sequence DNA window includes the following coding sequences:
- the LOC106778776 gene encoding uncharacterized protein LOC106778776, whose protein sequence is MAGEVPLEILQNLQQQIQEMRAEIATMRAEQANRAGGHSDRSVNVETYHSDTGEQPPTRGEGRREHHNPVPSEGVGGVNGRGASRDDGRPVSRAGSRSGGRGRGRGNNRGDPHRREERQRNEEQNPINGDQAEGLHPFTPRVMQAIIPENKVLPSMERYGGSSDPVKHLRSFVDAMAVYSSDELVWCRVFSLSLREEALDWFHSLQPGTIDNFVELRQLFTQQYASSKTPGVTYTALVRMKQGREESLKLFMDRFNRTARQVRNADQRLVVSALTTALRPGPFCDYLHAEEPQSMDELQNKLASFIRIEEGRAHQRGREEGESVPRPARVRSGPQSGGNDRRGGYRGKERNQMQQYIHHTPLNAPRARVLEEALRADLLTVVQIPTPRGADESKYCRYHQNRGHTTEDCHTLKDKLESLVQAGHLQKFVHRGRAPTRPDRTSLQPESRKRARPRVDRSRSRSADRTVRGVINTISGGFAGGGSTSAARKRHLRNLHSSHRTDTSKRSMPTITFSDDDFHAPDLEQDDPMVITAMIARYRVSKVLIDQGSSANILYWKTFKQMDVSEDAILPFNEQIVGFAGERVDTRGYVDLRTSLGADKDTKEMKVRFLLVEADTSYNVLLGRPCLNMFGAIVSTPHLTLKYPTDDGKVATVRADQKMARECYAAGLKVKPRRITFAGHRSEVAMMELDPRTHFDDRVEPLGDTRPVVIGQQEDQCTTIGRNLTNDQVTLIEELLLKNRDFFAWQAADMPGIHPDIISHKLSLFKDARPVAQRKRRLGNEKRRAVEEEVTKLLEDGFIREVKYTTWLSNVVMVKKPSGKWRMCTDFTDLNKACPKDTYPLPSIDGLVDGVSGYEILSFLDAYSGYNQIPMYQPDRDKTTFITERSNYCYEVMPFGLKNAGATYQRLMDKVFQHQIGRCMEVYVDDMVVXSRSVEEHLRDLAEVLDQVRKFGMRLNPLKCTFGVSAGKFLGFMLTSRGIEANPDKCRAILEMRXPSSLKEVQRLVGRLTSLSRFIPKLADRIQPILKLLKKQKQVEWNDRCEAAFDEVKQILSNPPVMRRPDYGCDLHLFLAVGEEAVSAALVQEVPEFRPVYFISRVLKEPETRYQQLEKIVLALVIATRRLRPYLQGNQVIVRTDYPISKILRKPDLAGRMIGWSIELSEFGLRYEPRGSVKGQHLADFVAELPGRSSHCHSWTLYVDGSSGLKGGGAGVVLEGPDGIVVEQALIFRFKASNNQAEYEALIAGLELARDLGVKVLCCKTDSQLVAGHMNGTFQIKDDQLFKYSHRAKQLFTHFDSIEVNHIPRSENQRADRLSKLSTGKEKGHLSSLVRQIIFKPAVECLQVYSIAERDDWRREIVRLIQQQEAGITLRTEESKQVARYVMVGEELYRRGYVTPMLKCISKDESEYVMQELHEGICGRHGGGRSLRA, encoded by the coding sequence ATATCACTCAGACACCGGGGAACAACCTCCCACTCGAGGTGAGGGGCGGCGAGAACACCATAATCCTGTACCTAGTGAGGGAGTTGGAGGAGTTAATGGACGAGGGGCAAGCAGAGATGATGGACGACCGGTAAGTAGGGCCGGGAGTAGAAGCGGAGGGCGAGGAAGAGGACGGGGCAATAATAGAGGCGATCCTCATCGCCGGGAGGAGAGGCAACGAAACGAAGAGCAAAACCCTATAAATGGCGATCAAGCTGAGGGTTTACACCCTTTCACGCCACGGGTAATGCAGGCGATCATACCAGAAAACAAAGTGCTGCCATCAATGGAGAGGTATGGAGGTTCATCTGACCCTGTTAAGCATTTACGATCCTTCGTAGATGCCATGGCGGTATATTCGTCCGACGAACTGGTATGGTGTAGAGTTTTCTCCCTCTCACTAAGGGAAGAAGCATTAGACTGGTTCCATTCCTTACAACCTGGAACCATTGACAACTTCGTCGAACTGCGCCAGCTATTTACTCAGCAGTATGCCTCGAGTAAGACGCCCGGTGTGACTTACACGGCCCTAGTAAGAATGAAGCAAGGACGAGAGGAGTCCCTCAAACTTTTTATGGATCGGTTCAACCGTACCGCCCGACAGGTACGGAATGCCGATCAGCGACTGGTGGTGAGTGCCTTGACCACTGCATTGCGACCTGGTCCGTTTTGTGACTACCTCCACGCAGAGGAGCCCCAAAGCATGGACGAATTACAAAACAAATTGGCCAGTTTCATTCGTATAGAAGAAGGAAGAGCCCATCAACGTGGGAGAGAAGAGGGGGAATCAGTGCCCCGTCCGGCCAGAGTGAGATCCGGACCACAGTCCGGTGGGAATGACAGGAGAGGAGGCTACAGAGGCAAAGAACGCAACCAAATGCAGCAATATATTCACCATACTCCTTTGAATGCACCACGAGCGAGAGTTCTGGAAGAGGCACTGAGGGCCGATCTATTAACAGTGGTACAAATACCTACACCTAGAGGAGCTGACGAAAGCAAATATTGCCGATATCATCAAAATCGGGGCCACACAACTGAAGATTGTCATACATTAAAGGACAAATTGGAATCTTTAGTTCAAGCAGGACATCTTCAGAAGTTCGTCCACAGGGGAAGAGCGCCCACCAGACCCGATCGAACCTCGCTGCAGCCAGAATCCCGAAAAAGGGCTAGGCCGAGAGTTGATCGGAGCAGAAGCAGAAGCGCTGACCGAACGGTCAGAGGAGTAATCAATACTATATCTGGGGGGTTTGCAGGAGGAGGATCGACGTCAGCCGCCCGCAAAAGACACTTAAGAAACTTACACAGCTCCCACCGAACAGACACCTCAAAAAGATCTATGCCCACCATCACTTTTTCTGATGACGATTTTCATGCACCCGACTTGGAGCAAGATGACCCGATGGTGATAACAGCGATGATCGCCAGGTACAGGGTGAGTAAAGTCTTAATAGATCAAGGTAGTTCGGCCAACATATTATATTGGAAAACCTTCAAGCAAATGGACGTATCGGAGGACGCAATCTTGCCTTTCAATGAACAGATAGTAGGATTCGCGGGGGAGAGAGTAGATACACGGGGGTATGTTGATCTGAGGACCAGCTTGGGAGCCGACAAGGATACTAAAGAGATGAAGGTTCGGTTCTTGTTAGTAGAAGCCGACACGTCGTATAACGTCTTATTGGGAAGACCGTGCTTAAACATGTTCGGGGCTATCGTCTCGACCCCACACTTAACTTTGAAGTATCCCACCGATGATGGAAAGGTTGCCACCGTTCGGGCCGATCAGAAGATGGCACGCGAATGTTATGCTGCAGGGTTGAAGGTCAAGCCCAGAAGAATTACTTTCGCAGGCCACCGATCAGAGGTCGCTATGATGGAATTAGATCCTCGAACACACTTTGACGATCGGGTGGAACCCTTAGGGGATACACGTCCTGTTGTTATTGGACAGCAGGAGGATCAATGTACCACCATAGGGCGCAATCTTACTAACGATCAAGTAACCTTAATAGAAGAACTGTTGTTGAAAAACAGGGATTTTTTTGCATGGCAAGCAGCCGATATGCCAGGTATTCATCCTGACATCATATCTCATAAATTGTCACTATTCAAGGATGCCCGACCAGTTGCCCAGAGGAAGCGGAGGTTAGGCAACGAGAAAAGAAGAGCGGTAGAGGAGGAAGTAACAAAGTTATTGGAAGACGGTTTCATACGAGAAGTTAAGTATACCACATGGTTGTCAAATGTGGTGATGGTGAAGAAGCCGAGCGGCAAGTGGAGAATGTGCACAGATTTTACAGACCTTAATAAGGCATGCCCGAAAGACACGTATCCCCTTCCAAGCATTGACGGCTTGGTGGACGGAGTTTCCGGATACGAAATCTTAAGTTTTTTAGATGCTTATTCGGGATATAATCAAATCCCCATGTATCAACCCGATCGGGATAAAACGACTTTCATAACGGAACGTTCCAATTACTGTTATGAGGTCATGCCGTTCGGCCTAAAAAATGCAGGAGCGACATATCAACGACTCATGGATAAGGTCTTTCAACATCAGATAGGAAGGTGCATGGAagtgtatgtggatgacatggtaGTAANAAGCCGATCGGTGGAGGAACACTTGCGGGATTTGGCCGAGGTCTTGGATCAGGTGCGGAAGTTCGGGATGAGGTTAAATCCTCTCAAGTGTACATTTGGAGTGTCTGCAGGAAAGTTTTTAGGTTTCATGCTTACTTCACGAGGCATCGAGGCCAATCCNGATAAGTGTCGGGCTATTTTGGAGATGAGAAGNCCAAGTAGTTTGAAGGAAGTACAACGGTTGGTCGGGAGACTTACATCGCTATCCCGATTCATACCCAAATTAGCTGATCGAATTCAACCGATTCTAAAGCTActgaagaaacaaaaacaagtagAGTGGAACGATCGGTGTGAAGCGGCATTTGACGAAGTCAAACAAATTCTCTCTAACCCTCCAGTTATGAGACGCCCAGATTATGGCTGTGACTTGCACCTATTCTTGGCGGTCGGTGAAGAAGCGGTCAGCGCCGCATTAGTGCAAGAAGTTCCTGAGTTTCGCCCAGTTTATTTCATCAGTCGGGTATTGAAGGAACCTGAGACCAGATATCAGCAACTGGAAAAAATAGTCTTAGCACTTGTGATTGCCACTCGAAGGCTCCGTCCCTACTTACAGGGAAACCAGGTAATTGTTCGAACAGATTAtcctatttcaaaaattttgcgTAAACCTGACCTAGCAGGTAGGATGATCGGTTGGTCCATTGAACTCTCTGAGTTCGGTCTGAGATACGAACCACGAGGATCAGTTAAGGGCCAACACTTGGCTGATTTCGTGGCCGAGTTACCAGGACGATCGTCCCATTGTCATTCATGGACATTATACGTGGATGGATCGTCCGGCCTTAAAGGAGGTGGAGCGGGTGTTGTATTAGAAGGACCGGACGGTATAGTTGTCGAACAGGCTTTGATCTTTCGGTTTAAAGCCAGCAATAACCAAGCTGAGTATGAGGCCCTAATAGCTGGCCTCGAGCTAGCACGCGATTTAGGGGTTAAAGTGCTTTGTTGTAAAACGGATTCGCAGCTGGTAGCAGGTCACATGAACGGAACCTTCCAAATTAAAGATGATCAACTGTTCAAGTATTCCCACAGAGCCAAACAACTATTCACACACTTTGATAGCATCGAAGTAAATCACATTCCCAGAAGTGAAAATCAAAGAGCCGACCGGTTATCAAAATTGTCCACTGGTAAGGAGAAAGGTCATCTATCTTCATTGGTCCGGCAGATAATTTTCAAGCCTGCAGTTGAATGCTTACAAGTTTATTCCATTGCCGAACGGGACGATTGGAGAAGAGAAATCGTAAGGCTAATCCAGCAGCAGGAGGCAGGAATAACCCTCCGAACGGAGGAATCAAAACAGGTTGCAAGGTATGTCATGGTAGGTGAAGAGCTATATCGAAGAGGGTATGTCACTCCAATGTTGAAGTGCATATCCAAAGATGAATCTGAATATGTTATGCAAGAGCTACATGAAGGAATATGTGGTAGACATGGCGGCGGCCGTTCGTTAAGGGCCTGA